One Leucoraja erinacea ecotype New England chromosome 5, Leri_hhj_1, whole genome shotgun sequence DNA segment encodes these proteins:
- the LOC129697541 gene encoding coiled-coil domain-containing protein 177 isoform X2 — protein sequence MVTGERRRRRRRPGGRENSECREERERIIEEEKTRRTPMPTFVKLDAQKLTSESGFPNSHALHEGERSSRGPLADDKSTSSGWSASRQGNKEPEDRKVSAHLRRRVSKDFVVGHFRKDTNLGDLRQSPATARKLDKLVSEIRRESNVIIPERDRKIAALMLVKHQEEQDRLELRLKAQQFWDKLKRAERLAEMKKETERQKGLINSIGRWKKEQETRHSKIQHDVKQMAELREQDVIWKENKWRMLAENQKLKKKEKLDQAKCEAEIRKSQQKQLQKQSEAVKQDTKEQEVQVSQAKLSNAAQKRLLKEMSNQNRIKTENEHEKLRHTILKNEIDTLTKTEELMVRMSLERKLLTFKENHRQLVEERKRSLKEKVIREENQILQAKLKADKLEQEQKERKEALAEISDLKIEQAQKTLLKRVQSKVLQTQRSRSEKERIHQQIKKKVEEEEEEYRQAMKATIERKDRRSQEILKVKETIIEESRQAARAAFQMRERVREHINSRSFDQMAMEAELWASLVKTITH from the exons ATGGTCACCGGAGAgcgtcgccgccgccgccggcGTCCGGGCGGCCGGGAGAACAGCG agtgcagagaagagaGAGAGCGCATCATTGAGGAAGAAAAAACGAGAAGAACACCCATGCCAACGTTTGTAAAACTTGATGCTCAGAAATTGACAAGTGAATCAGGTTTCCCTAACAGCCACGCTCTTCATGAAGGAGAAAGATCTTCAAGAGGTCCTCTGGCAGATGATAAGAGCACATCATCTGGCTGGTCTGCATCAAGACAAGGGAATAAGGAGCCGGAGGACAGGAAAGTATCTGCCCACCTGAGGAGGAGAGTTTCGAAGGACTTTGTGGTTGGGCATTTTCGGAAGGACACTAATCTCGGTGATTTACGGCAGTCACCTGCCACAGCAAGGAAACTGGACAAGCTGGTCAGTGAGATCCGGAGGGAATCCAACGTGATCATCCCTGAACGTGATCGCAAGATTGCCGCATTAATGCTGGTGAAACATCAGGAAGAGCAGGACAGGTTGGAGCTACGCCTCAAGGCCCAGCAGTTCTGGGACAAGCTGAAGCGAGCAGAAAGACTAGCAGAAATGAAGAAGGAGACTGAAAGGCAGAAAGGCTTAATCAACAGTATCGGCAG GTGGAAAAAAGAGCAAGAAACTCGACATTCCAAGATACAGCACGACGTAAAGCAGATGGCTGAACTACGGGAACAGGATGTGATTTGGAAAGAGAACAAGTGGAGAATGTTAGCTGAGAATCAGAAATTGAAGAAGAAGGAAAAACTAGATCAGGCCAAATGTGAAGCGGAGATCCGTAAATCTCAGCAGAAGCAATTGCAGAAACAAAGCGAAGCTGTCAAGCAGGACACCAAGGAGCAAGAAGTACAGGTGTCGCAGGCTAAGCTGTCAAATGCTGCCCAGAAACGGCTGCTGAAAGAAATGAGCAACCAGAACAGGATCAAGACGGAGAATGAGCACGAGAAGCTGAGACACACCATCCTGAAGAACGAGATCGACACCCTGACCAAAACTGAGGAGCTCATGGTCAGGATGTCACTGGAGAGGAAGCTTCTAACATTCAAGGAAAACCACAGGCAGCTggtggaagaaaggaagagatcaCTGAAGGAAAAGGTCATTCGGGAAGAGAACCAAATCCTCCAAGCCAAACTAAAGGCCGATAAACTAGAGCAGGAGCAGAAAGAGCGCAAGGAAGCGTTGGCCGAAATCTCCGACCTGAAGATTGAGCAGGCCCAGAAGACTCTGCTGAAGCGGGTGCAGAGCAAAGTCCTGCAGACACAGCGGAGCAGATCAGAAAAGGAGAGAATCCACCAGCAGATCAAAAAGAAagtggaggaagaggaagaagagtaCCGGCAGGCGATGAAAGCAACCATCGAGAGGAAAGACAGGAGAAGCCAGGAGATTCTGAAGGTGAAGGAAACCATCATTGAAGAGTCTCGTCAGGCTGCCAGGGCAGCCTTCCAGATGCGGGAGCGAGTGAGGGAGCACATCAACAGCCGCTCCTTTGACCAGATGGCGATGGAAGCTGAGCTCTGGGCGAGCTTGGTGAAAACTATTACACACTAA
- the LOC129697541 gene encoding coiled-coil domain-containing protein 177 isoform X1 produces the protein MQAEAGADPRGPPLPQIVHLGNLESPRAARGRYVLTSPRSLRACARCGRRPIQLLPRAPADWAREFPREPPRSLQRRCRQHERERRRWLRECREERERIIEEEKTRRTPMPTFVKLDAQKLTSESGFPNSHALHEGERSSRGPLADDKSTSSGWSASRQGNKEPEDRKVSAHLRRRVSKDFVVGHFRKDTNLGDLRQSPATARKLDKLVSEIRRESNVIIPERDRKIAALMLVKHQEEQDRLELRLKAQQFWDKLKRAERLAEMKKETERQKGLINSIGRWKKEQETRHSKIQHDVKQMAELREQDVIWKENKWRMLAENQKLKKKEKLDQAKCEAEIRKSQQKQLQKQSEAVKQDTKEQEVQVSQAKLSNAAQKRLLKEMSNQNRIKTENEHEKLRHTILKNEIDTLTKTEELMVRMSLERKLLTFKENHRQLVEERKRSLKEKVIREENQILQAKLKADKLEQEQKERKEALAEISDLKIEQAQKTLLKRVQSKVLQTQRSRSEKERIHQQIKKKVEEEEEEYRQAMKATIERKDRRSQEILKVKETIIEESRQAARAAFQMRERVREHINSRSFDQMAMEAELWASLVKTITH, from the exons ATGCAGGCCGAGGCCGGGGCCGATCCACGGGGGCCGCCGTTGCCGCAGATCGTCCACCTCGGCAACCTGGAGAGCCCGCGGGCGGCGCGCGGCCGCTACGTGCTGACGAGCCCGCGCTCACTCCGAGCGTGCGCGCGCTGCGGCCGCCGCCCCATCCAACTGCTGCCGCGCGCGCCCGCCGACTGGGCGCGGGAATTCCCGCGCGAGCCGCCGCGCAGCCTCCAGCGACGCTGCCGTCAGCACGAGCGCGAGCGCCGCAGGTGgctgagag agtgcagagaagagaGAGAGCGCATCATTGAGGAAGAAAAAACGAGAAGAACACCCATGCCAACGTTTGTAAAACTTGATGCTCAGAAATTGACAAGTGAATCAGGTTTCCCTAACAGCCACGCTCTTCATGAAGGAGAAAGATCTTCAAGAGGTCCTCTGGCAGATGATAAGAGCACATCATCTGGCTGGTCTGCATCAAGACAAGGGAATAAGGAGCCGGAGGACAGGAAAGTATCTGCCCACCTGAGGAGGAGAGTTTCGAAGGACTTTGTGGTTGGGCATTTTCGGAAGGACACTAATCTCGGTGATTTACGGCAGTCACCTGCCACAGCAAGGAAACTGGACAAGCTGGTCAGTGAGATCCGGAGGGAATCCAACGTGATCATCCCTGAACGTGATCGCAAGATTGCCGCATTAATGCTGGTGAAACATCAGGAAGAGCAGGACAGGTTGGAGCTACGCCTCAAGGCCCAGCAGTTCTGGGACAAGCTGAAGCGAGCAGAAAGACTAGCAGAAATGAAGAAGGAGACTGAAAGGCAGAAAGGCTTAATCAACAGTATCGGCAG GTGGAAAAAAGAGCAAGAAACTCGACATTCCAAGATACAGCACGACGTAAAGCAGATGGCTGAACTACGGGAACAGGATGTGATTTGGAAAGAGAACAAGTGGAGAATGTTAGCTGAGAATCAGAAATTGAAGAAGAAGGAAAAACTAGATCAGGCCAAATGTGAAGCGGAGATCCGTAAATCTCAGCAGAAGCAATTGCAGAAACAAAGCGAAGCTGTCAAGCAGGACACCAAGGAGCAAGAAGTACAGGTGTCGCAGGCTAAGCTGTCAAATGCTGCCCAGAAACGGCTGCTGAAAGAAATGAGCAACCAGAACAGGATCAAGACGGAGAATGAGCACGAGAAGCTGAGACACACCATCCTGAAGAACGAGATCGACACCCTGACCAAAACTGAGGAGCTCATGGTCAGGATGTCACTGGAGAGGAAGCTTCTAACATTCAAGGAAAACCACAGGCAGCTggtggaagaaaggaagagatcaCTGAAGGAAAAGGTCATTCGGGAAGAGAACCAAATCCTCCAAGCCAAACTAAAGGCCGATAAACTAGAGCAGGAGCAGAAAGAGCGCAAGGAAGCGTTGGCCGAAATCTCCGACCTGAAGATTGAGCAGGCCCAGAAGACTCTGCTGAAGCGGGTGCAGAGCAAAGTCCTGCAGACACAGCGGAGCAGATCAGAAAAGGAGAGAATCCACCAGCAGATCAAAAAGAAagtggaggaagaggaagaagagtaCCGGCAGGCGATGAAAGCAACCATCGAGAGGAAAGACAGGAGAAGCCAGGAGATTCTGAAGGTGAAGGAAACCATCATTGAAGAGTCTCGTCAGGCTGCCAGGGCAGCCTTCCAGATGCGGGAGCGAGTGAGGGAGCACATCAACAGCCGCTCCTTTGACCAGATGGCGATGGAAGCTGAGCTCTGGGCGAGCTTGGTGAAAACTATTACACACTAA